Proteins from a genomic interval of Stenotrophomonas maltophilia:
- a CDS encoding MFS transporter produces the protein MLLSSPPVDKRGPHLTRMTPTLSPANASSSADTSILSARYRATTIGMVALVALHAFEALAVAAAMPTVAVALDGLRLYALAFGGTLATSVIGMTLAGRWADQHGPARPLWYGLACFVLGLLLAGFAMRMGMLVAGRLLQGLGAGAISVSLYVMVGRSYPEHLRPKVFAAFSAGWVVPSMIGPALSGLIVQHLGWRWVFLAVPLLAIPAALLLRPALTRMQPTDGGLADDGRGNVVRWASGASLAALLLYFGGQQQGLPALLCIGVAMLALLFCVHRLLPAGTLLLRRGLPSVIALRGVAAAAFFACEAYLPLLLQRERGLSPSWAGAVLSLGALGWFAGSWLQGHQQRGWSRQQLLRMGTPLMTIGIAATLAVLFNAVPLPVALVGWAMTGFGMGMIYASLSVLTLSLSAPHEQGANTSALQLSEALSVTTALAVSGALFALFVQSAPHTGYVLCLAITFGLALLATVIARRV, from the coding sequence ATGCTGCTATCTTCGCCGCCTGTTGACAAGCGCGGCCCGCATCTGACCCGTATGACCCCCACGCTCTCCCCCGCCAACGCCAGTTCATCGGCTGACACTTCGATCCTGTCCGCGCGCTACCGCGCCACCACCATCGGCATGGTCGCGCTGGTCGCGCTGCATGCCTTCGAGGCCCTCGCGGTGGCGGCCGCCATGCCGACCGTGGCCGTGGCACTGGACGGCCTGCGCCTGTACGCACTGGCCTTCGGCGGTACCCTGGCCACCAGCGTGATCGGCATGACCCTGGCCGGGCGCTGGGCCGACCAGCATGGGCCGGCACGGCCACTCTGGTACGGGTTGGCCTGCTTCGTGCTGGGCCTGCTGCTGGCTGGCTTTGCCATGCGCATGGGCATGCTGGTGGCGGGGCGCCTGCTGCAGGGCCTGGGTGCGGGTGCGATCTCGGTCTCGCTCTATGTGATGGTCGGGCGCAGCTACCCGGAGCACCTGCGGCCGAAGGTATTCGCCGCGTTCTCCGCAGGCTGGGTGGTGCCGTCAATGATCGGCCCCGCGCTGAGCGGGCTGATCGTGCAGCATCTCGGCTGGCGCTGGGTGTTCCTGGCCGTGCCGCTGCTGGCGATTCCGGCCGCGCTGCTGCTGCGCCCGGCACTCACGCGCATGCAACCCACCGATGGCGGCCTCGCCGACGATGGGCGAGGCAACGTGGTGCGCTGGGCCAGTGGTGCCTCGTTGGCGGCGCTGCTGCTCTACTTCGGCGGCCAGCAGCAGGGCCTGCCTGCACTGCTCTGCATCGGCGTGGCCATGCTGGCCCTGCTGTTCTGCGTGCATCGCCTGCTGCCGGCCGGCACATTGCTCCTGCGCCGCGGACTGCCCAGCGTGATCGCGCTGCGCGGCGTCGCGGCAGCCGCATTCTTCGCCTGCGAGGCCTATCTGCCCCTGCTGTTGCAGCGCGAACGCGGGCTCTCACCCAGCTGGGCCGGTGCCGTGCTCAGTCTTGGCGCACTGGGCTGGTTCGCCGGTTCATGGCTGCAGGGCCATCAGCAGCGTGGCTGGTCGCGCCAGCAGCTGCTGCGCATGGGCACGCCGCTGATGACGATCGGTATTGCCGCCACACTGGCCGTGCTGTTCAACGCAGTGCCGCTGCCGGTGGCCCTGGTCGGCTGGGCCATGACCGGCTTCGGCATGGGCATGATCTACGCCAGCCTGTCGGTGCTGACGCTGTCGTTGTCCGCACCGCACGAGCAGGGTGCCAACACCTCGGCACTGCAGCTGAGCGAAGCGCTGTCGGTGACCACCGCGCTGGCGGTTTCCGGTGCACTGTTCGCGCTGTTCGTGCAAAGCGCACCCCACACCGGCTACGTGCTGTGCCTGGCGATCACCTTCGGCCTGGCGCTGCTGGCCACGGTGATCGCACGGCGGGTGTAG
- the soxR gene encoding redox-sensitive transcriptional activator SoxR: MVSQELSVGEVSQRSGVAVSALHFYERKGLISSLRTSGNQRRYSRDVLRRLAVIRVAQRVGMPLEAVGRAFESLPDGRAPTKADWAKLSARWRAELEERIHMLQLLRDELTGCIGCGCLSLQRCRLANPGDVLGERGDGPMRWE; this comes from the coding sequence ATGGTGTCCCAGGAACTGAGCGTTGGCGAAGTCTCCCAGCGCAGTGGCGTGGCGGTTTCGGCGCTGCACTTCTACGAGCGCAAGGGGCTGATCAGCAGCCTGCGCACTTCGGGCAACCAGCGCCGCTACAGCCGCGACGTGCTGCGCCGGCTGGCGGTGATCCGCGTAGCGCAGCGCGTGGGCATGCCGTTGGAAGCGGTCGGCCGGGCCTTCGAGAGCCTGCCCGACGGCCGCGCACCGACCAAGGCGGATTGGGCCAAGTTGTCCGCGCGCTGGCGCGCCGAGCTGGAGGAGCGCATCCACATGCTGCAGCTGCTGCGCGATGAGCTGACCGGCTGTATCGGCTGCGGCTGCCTGTCGCTGCAGCGCTGCCGCCTGGCCAACCCCGGTGACGTCCTCGGCGAACGCGGCGACGGCCCGATGCGCTGGGAATGA
- a CDS encoding short chain dehydrogenase, which translates to MKILLVGASGTLGQAVARQLGQHHQILAAGRHSGELRVDLTDDASVADLFARSGPVDAVISTTGSVHFGPLQAMTPAQFNLGLQDKLLGQVRLALAAQHHLNAGGSITLTSGIISAHPIRDGVNATAVNAALEGFVRAAALELLPRGLRINVISPNVLVESMADYGPYFPGFEAVTAQRAALGYQRAVEGIQSGETITVW; encoded by the coding sequence ATGAAGATTCTCCTCGTCGGTGCCAGCGGCACCCTCGGCCAGGCAGTCGCCCGCCAGCTCGGCCAGCATCACCAGATCCTTGCCGCCGGTCGCCACAGTGGCGAACTGCGCGTTGACCTGACCGACGATGCCAGCGTTGCCGACCTGTTCGCACGCAGCGGACCGGTCGATGCGGTGATCTCCACCACTGGCTCGGTGCACTTCGGCCCGCTGCAGGCGATGACGCCGGCACAGTTCAACCTCGGCCTGCAGGACAAGCTGCTTGGGCAGGTGCGGTTGGCGCTGGCCGCCCAGCACCACCTCAATGCAGGCGGTTCGATCACCCTGACCAGCGGGATCATCAGCGCGCATCCGATCCGCGACGGCGTCAACGCCACCGCAGTGAATGCCGCACTGGAAGGCTTCGTGCGTGCCGCTGCGCTGGAGCTGCTGCCACGTGGCCTGCGCATCAACGTGATCAGCCCCAACGTGCTGGTCGAGTCGATGGCCGACTACGGCCCCTACTTCCCGGGCTTCGAAGCGGTGACCGCACAGCGCGCGGCACTGGGTTACCAGCGCGCGGTGGAAGGCATCCAGAGCGGCGAGACGATCACGGTCTGGTAA
- a CDS encoding LysR family transcriptional regulator, translated as MDTLRCMQAFVAVAERGSFAGAAEQLQVSAVMVGKYIQQLEAHLGTALLQRNTRRQRLTEAGGAYLAGCRQVLEQVQQAEADVAGLQVQPRGLLRVSAPTTWGSCVLAPQLATLLRAQPQLNIELDLSNRRVDLIDDGFDVAIRVGPLPSQEVVARPLPPYAMSLCAAPAYLRRRGTPRTPDDLEGHDCLSHLAWRGGHGWQLANGEQVDWDARLTCNDGFALREAAVAGAGLVLQPTALLAAEIAAGRLKPLLRGYLPEPRPMHLIYLPDRRPRPRLQCFVDFVMTTLGR; from the coding sequence ATGGATACGTTGCGCTGCATGCAGGCCTTCGTCGCCGTGGCCGAGCGCGGGAGCTTTGCAGGGGCTGCCGAACAGCTGCAGGTGTCGGCGGTGATGGTCGGCAAGTACATCCAGCAGCTGGAGGCGCATCTGGGCACGGCCTTGCTGCAGCGGAACACTCGCCGCCAACGCCTGACCGAAGCCGGCGGGGCCTACCTGGCCGGTTGCCGGCAGGTGCTGGAGCAGGTGCAGCAGGCCGAGGCGGATGTGGCCGGCCTGCAGGTGCAGCCACGCGGCCTGCTGCGGGTCAGCGCGCCGACCACCTGGGGCAGCTGTGTGCTGGCTCCGCAGCTGGCCACGCTGTTGCGCGCGCAGCCGCAGTTGAACATCGAGCTGGACCTGAGCAACCGCCGCGTGGACCTGATCGACGATGGTTTCGACGTGGCGATCCGGGTGGGGCCGCTGCCGTCGCAGGAAGTGGTGGCGCGACCGCTGCCGCCGTACGCGATGAGCCTGTGCGCGGCGCCCGCGTACCTGCGCCGGCGCGGCACGCCGCGCACACCCGATGATCTGGAAGGGCACGACTGCCTGAGCCACCTGGCCTGGCGTGGTGGCCACGGCTGGCAGCTGGCCAATGGCGAACAGGTGGATTGGGACGCACGCCTGACCTGCAACGATGGCTTCGCGTTGCGTGAAGCTGCCGTGGCCGGTGCCGGCCTGGTGTTGCAACCGACGGCGTTGCTGGCTGCCGAAATTGCCGCCGGGCGCCTGAAGCCGCTGCTGCGCGGCTACCTGCCCGAACCGCGGCCGATGCACCTGATCTACCTGCCCGACCGCAGGCCGCGCCCGCGGTTGCAGTGCTTCGTTGATTTCGTCATGACCACATTGGGGCGGTGA
- the proC gene encoding pyrroline-5-carboxylate reductase, with product MAADSITFIGGGNMARSLIAGLIRQGVPAAHIHVAEPVAELRQALAADFGVQVHDNAADAAAQGRTWLLAVKPQVLRDVCQSLQALAQANQPLVVSIAAGITSTQLERWLGGNLPVVRAMPNTPALLGAGVTGLYATPSVDAQQHAQAEQVLASAGRTVWIDSEPLMDSVTAVSGSGPAYVFLLAEAMEAAGIAQGLPADAARTLVVQTLLGASRMLDEAGESPAELRRRVTSPNGTTQAAIESFQAGGFEALVDTALRAAQVRGQELSAAND from the coding sequence ATGGCAGCTGATTCCATCACCTTCATCGGCGGCGGCAACATGGCCCGCAGCCTGATCGCCGGCCTGATCCGCCAGGGCGTGCCGGCCGCGCACATCCACGTGGCCGAGCCGGTGGCCGAACTGCGCCAGGCGCTGGCCGCCGACTTCGGCGTGCAGGTGCACGACAACGCCGCCGATGCCGCCGCGCAGGGCCGCACCTGGCTGCTGGCGGTGAAGCCGCAGGTGCTGCGCGATGTCTGCCAGTCGCTGCAGGCACTGGCCCAGGCAAACCAGCCGCTGGTGGTATCGATTGCCGCGGGCATCACCAGCACGCAGCTGGAACGCTGGCTGGGCGGCAATCTGCCGGTGGTGCGTGCGATGCCCAACACCCCGGCCCTGCTTGGCGCCGGCGTGACCGGCCTGTACGCCACGCCCTCGGTGGACGCGCAGCAGCACGCGCAGGCCGAACAGGTGCTGGCCAGTGCCGGGCGCACGGTGTGGATCGACAGCGAACCGCTGATGGATTCGGTCACTGCTGTATCCGGCAGCGGACCGGCCTATGTGTTCCTGCTGGCCGAAGCGATGGAAGCAGCAGGTATCGCCCAGGGCCTGCCGGCCGACGCCGCGCGCACGCTGGTGGTGCAGACCCTGCTGGGTGCCTCGCGCATGCTGGATGAGGCAGGCGAAAGCCCGGCCGAGCTGCGCCGCCGCGTGACCTCGCCGAACGGCACCACCCAGGCCGCCATCGAGAGCTTCCAGGCCGGTGGCTTCGAGGCGCTGGTGGACACGGCGCTGCGCGCCGCGCAGGTGCGTGGACAGGAACTGTCTGCGGCGAATGATTGA
- a CDS encoding YggS family pyridoxal phosphate-dependent enzyme has protein sequence MATPLPQILSNLHAAAEAAGRPDPRLLAVSKTQPAEAVAALAAQGQHAFGENYVQEALAKMQALQHLALEWHLIGHLQSNKADAVASHFDWVQSVDRPKLVTALARHRPAGRGPLNVLIQVNIDDESSKHGCAPEEVDALAAAIAAEPTLRLRGLMAIPAPWPEAERRRDAFVRMRTLFQSLAAQHAQVDTLSMGMSSDYAEAIAEGATLVRIGTALFGARPRPA, from the coding sequence GTGGCCACTCCCCTGCCCCAGATCCTGAGCAACCTGCATGCCGCCGCCGAGGCCGCGGGCAGGCCCGATCCACGCCTGCTGGCGGTGTCCAAGACCCAGCCTGCCGAGGCTGTGGCCGCGCTGGCCGCACAGGGCCAGCACGCCTTCGGCGAGAACTACGTGCAGGAAGCGCTCGCCAAGATGCAGGCGCTGCAGCACCTGGCGCTGGAATGGCACCTGATCGGCCACCTGCAGTCGAACAAGGCCGATGCCGTGGCCAGCCATTTCGACTGGGTGCAGAGCGTGGACCGCCCCAAGCTGGTGACCGCGCTGGCACGCCATCGCCCTGCCGGGCGCGGCCCGCTGAACGTGCTGATCCAGGTCAACATCGACGACGAATCCAGCAAGCATGGCTGTGCACCGGAAGAAGTGGATGCACTGGCCGCCGCGATTGCCGCCGAACCCACCCTGCGCCTGCGCGGACTGATGGCGATTCCCGCGCCATGGCCCGAGGCCGAGCGCCGTCGGGATGCATTCGTGCGCATGCGCACACTTTTCCAGTCGCTGGCTGCCCAGCACGCGCAGGTCGACACGCTGTCGATGGGCATGAGCAGCGACTACGCCGAAGCCATCGCCGAGGGTGCCACCCTGGTGCGCATCGGCACCGCCCTGTTCGGCGCCCGCCCGCGCCCGGCCTGA